One Nitrospirota bacterium genomic window carries:
- a CDS encoding Crp/Fnr family transcriptional regulator: protein MKPAEFINVFPAIRGISESQLRDFLSLGRRQTVPSGTQLYREGDACSGIAFVLSGDVRVYKIGQSGREITLYEIGPGETCILNASCILSGRSYPAYVVTVSDTDLMLFPSPVFQRMMSESEEMRRFVFTIMNHRISTVMELVEEVAFGRMDERLLGYLVEKSDSGQLETTHQKIANDLGTSREVVSRLLKDFERKQQIKLSRNSITLLKT, encoded by the coding sequence ATGAAGCCTGCCGAATTCATAAACGTCTTTCCCGCGATCCGGGGTATTTCCGAATCCCAGCTGCGGGATTTTCTGTCCCTGGGCCGAAGGCAGACGGTTCCCTCGGGAACCCAGCTCTACCGGGAGGGAGATGCCTGCTCGGGCATCGCTTTTGTGCTTTCCGGGGACGTCAGGGTGTACAAGATAGGCCAATCGGGTCGTGAAATCACGCTGTATGAGATCGGCCCGGGCGAGACCTGCATTCTGAACGCCTCCTGCATACTTTCGGGACGGTCCTATCCCGCCTATGTGGTGACCGTTTCGGACACGGACCTGATGCTCTTTCCGTCGCCGGTCTTTCAGCGGATGATGTCCGAGTCGGAGGAGATGCGTCGATTCGTATTCACGATCATGAATCACCGGATCTCGACGGTCATGGAGCTCGTGGAGGAGGTCGCCTTCGGCAGAATGGACGAGCGGCTGCTTGGCTACCTCGTTGAAAAATCTGACAGCGGCCAGCTCGAAACGACCCATCAGAAGATCGCCAATGACCTCGGCACTTCGCGGGAAGTGGTAAGCCGGCTGCTCAAGGATTTCGAACGGAAACAGCAGATCAAGCTCTCCCGCAATTCGATCACACTCCTGAAGACATGA
- a CDS encoding DUF2892 domain-containing protein: MKKNIGSWERTARVIAGLAILTLAFVGPKTPWAYLGIIPLVTGMVGWCPPYALLGIKTCKGCK, encoded by the coding sequence ATGAAGAAGAACATCGGTTCATGGGAGAGAACGGCCAGGGTGATCGCGGGACTCGCCATTCTGACGCTTGCCTTTGTGGGGCCGAAGACGCCCTGGGCATATCTCGGCATTATACCGCTGGTAACCGGAATGGTGGGATGGTGCCCGCCCTATGCGCTGCTCGGCATCAAGACCTGCAAAGGCTGCAAATAG